Proteins co-encoded in one Luteitalea sp. genomic window:
- a CDS encoding TonB-dependent receptor plug domain-containing protein, with amino-acid sequence MGRFRRIFAAGAATWLVAATAWAQSAQIQGRLVDAQGGAIPGAQVSAIDEDKGLVTRETTSDASGFFQLVALLRGRYTVRAELSGFKTVERGELVLDPNQVLELGDLTLEVGAVTETVEVQVQMPVVETGTSQKSYTISDTQVRELSLNGRDFTSLLKTLPGVATNETGFLLRFNATTGFNVNGLRDSMNNVMLDGTPNTDTGANDGQYTQLSLDAVGEFKLQSSSYNAEFGRNPGALITATTRSGGQQFRGTLYGFRRDGKWDAVPHDSLTGERVPLDYNQAGGNFGGWVPIPGISSASNKKLFFFFNHESTRADRPAESILEVLHPDLLNGDFGRLLRFNDDGTPVTFEGTNLNVGTVFKPGTIVRDSANAIIGGEPYPNNIIPTSEWNGNAQGFLNVLNQIYGQVDISSAEAVPGTPQLLRVPFDVVNEFSKDQEVLRVDYQASASTSMFFRMVLDSQREGQPRGIFSTQTFPVIPMFREKPGQSYSFNLYNVVSPSVTNELIIGVTNLDQVVDKFEDLPTDRYDRDLLGFTMGDLYPVGAHGGPVNPYNKFPNFNCGESCAFSPFPLTWRSEAPEIAITDNVTWQRGEHTYKTGIFFNMAFKAQQPSWTMGNLDFNPNEQNINETNYGLANLLLGNYTTYQQSDGIYYGDFRYIGAEGYVQDTWRVNPRLTLDYGLRLSYLGPTYSTGQFLQNYFVPEAYDASQAVDIFTGAGVLRGSVIPGTGNPFNGMVEEGSSGLPKGGIENTVDFAPRAGLSWDVKGDGQTAVRAGVGIFYERFRQNTLNFDGLGSPPLSYTPRLFGGNVDDIAPELVSAGVRFPVGTVGVAREGHPPRVYSWYAGVQHQLPWNFAIDASYIGNRGTNLAYQRNINQLPLGSTIANPPPGGVNDAVRPFLGYTNVTSVEFGAESDYHGLQARLTRRFGDRFTANVGYTLSRAQSHVDADGTTIDYFLDLERQWGLAGFDRLQMLTLDYVYELPDIGTLWVDNAIGRVLLNGWQISGVSRFWSGTPLTITSNGNPGTTGGGVRAEHLGGDLYPAEKTRDTWFNPLAFGRPADGTLGTTPKGFLRGPGINQWDISLFKNTRVNDRVTIQFRLETFNAFNQVQFDGIETGIDVPNAGQAVTGATREDTGRVTTFRAPRQIQAGLKIYF; translated from the coding sequence ATGGGACGCTTTCGACGAATTTTTGCTGCCGGTGCCGCGACCTGGCTCGTTGCGGCGACCGCCTGGGCGCAGAGTGCGCAGATTCAAGGACGACTGGTCGACGCGCAAGGCGGCGCCATACCCGGCGCGCAGGTCTCAGCGATAGACGAGGATAAAGGGCTCGTCACGCGCGAGACGACATCGGACGCCAGCGGGTTCTTCCAGCTCGTGGCCCTCTTGCGCGGCCGTTACACGGTGCGCGCCGAGCTCAGCGGGTTCAAGACCGTCGAGCGCGGTGAGCTCGTGCTGGATCCCAACCAGGTGCTCGAGCTGGGCGACCTCACACTGGAAGTAGGCGCCGTCACCGAGACCGTCGAGGTGCAGGTTCAGATGCCGGTCGTCGAAACCGGGACGAGCCAGAAATCCTACACGATCTCGGATACGCAGGTCCGCGAGCTGAGCTTGAACGGCCGCGACTTCACCTCCTTGCTCAAGACCCTCCCGGGCGTGGCCACCAACGAGACCGGGTTCCTCCTTCGCTTCAACGCCACGACCGGCTTCAACGTCAATGGGCTCCGCGACAGCATGAACAACGTCATGCTCGACGGAACGCCCAACACCGACACCGGCGCAAACGATGGGCAGTACACACAGCTCAGCCTGGACGCCGTCGGTGAGTTCAAGCTCCAAAGCTCCAGCTACAACGCCGAGTTCGGCCGCAATCCAGGCGCGCTCATCACGGCGACCACCAGGAGCGGAGGACAGCAATTCAGAGGCACGCTGTACGGATTCCGCCGCGATGGGAAGTGGGACGCCGTGCCGCACGACTCACTGACCGGTGAGCGGGTGCCGCTCGACTACAACCAGGCGGGCGGGAACTTCGGAGGCTGGGTGCCGATTCCCGGCATCTCGAGCGCGAGCAACAAGAAGCTGTTCTTCTTCTTCAACCACGAGTCGACCCGTGCGGACCGACCCGCCGAATCGATTCTCGAAGTCCTGCACCCGGACCTCCTCAACGGCGACTTCGGGCGGCTCTTGCGCTTCAACGACGATGGCACGCCGGTGACCTTCGAAGGGACGAACCTCAATGTCGGCACGGTGTTCAAGCCGGGCACCATCGTTCGGGACTCTGCAAACGCGATCATTGGGGGCGAGCCGTATCCGAACAACATCATTCCGACGTCGGAGTGGAACGGCAATGCGCAGGGCTTCCTCAACGTTCTGAACCAAATATATGGGCAAGTGGATATATCAAGCGCTGAGGCGGTTCCTGGCACGCCCCAGCTTCTCAGGGTCCCCTTCGACGTGGTGAACGAGTTCAGCAAGGATCAGGAGGTGCTGCGCGTCGACTATCAGGCATCCGCGAGCACGAGCATGTTCTTCCGCATGGTGCTCGACTCGCAGCGGGAGGGACAACCCCGCGGTATCTTCTCGACCCAGACCTTCCCTGTGATCCCCATGTTCCGGGAGAAGCCAGGACAGAGCTACTCGTTCAACCTGTACAACGTCGTCTCACCGAGCGTCACCAACGAGCTGATCATCGGCGTGACGAATCTGGATCAGGTGGTGGATAAATTCGAGGACTTGCCGACGGATCGTTACGATCGCGATCTCTTGGGCTTCACCATGGGCGATCTCTACCCCGTCGGGGCGCACGGTGGACCGGTGAACCCGTACAACAAGTTCCCGAACTTCAACTGCGGCGAGAGCTGCGCATTCAGCCCGTTTCCGTTGACCTGGCGGTCCGAAGCGCCCGAGATCGCCATCACGGACAACGTGACGTGGCAGCGGGGCGAGCACACCTACAAGACCGGCATCTTCTTCAACATGGCGTTCAAAGCGCAGCAGCCGTCGTGGACCATGGGCAACTTGGATTTCAATCCCAACGAGCAGAACATCAACGAGACCAACTATGGCCTCGCGAATCTGCTGCTGGGCAACTACACGACCTATCAACAGTCCGACGGCATCTACTACGGTGATTTCCGGTACATCGGGGCCGAAGGCTACGTGCAGGATACATGGCGCGTGAACCCACGGCTGACGCTGGACTACGGGCTACGCCTCTCGTATCTTGGTCCGACATACTCCACCGGACAATTTCTGCAGAACTATTTCGTGCCAGAGGCCTACGATGCGTCTCAGGCCGTGGATATCTTCACTGGAGCCGGCGTGCTGCGCGGCAGTGTCATCCCCGGCACGGGCAATCCGTTCAACGGTATGGTCGAGGAAGGCTCATCGGGTCTCCCGAAAGGAGGCATCGAGAACACCGTCGATTTTGCACCACGCGCGGGCCTCTCCTGGGATGTGAAGGGCGACGGACAGACGGCGGTCAGGGCCGGCGTCGGCATCTTCTACGAGCGCTTCCGCCAGAACACCCTGAACTTCGACGGCTTGGGCAGCCCGCCGCTCAGTTACACGCCTCGCCTCTTCGGCGGGAACGTCGACGACATCGCCCCGGAGCTCGTGAGCGCCGGCGTGCGCTTCCCGGTGGGCACGGTAGGCGTCGCCCGCGAGGGACATCCGCCCCGCGTGTACTCGTGGTATGCGGGCGTGCAACACCAGTTGCCGTGGAACTTCGCAATCGATGCGTCGTACATCGGCAACCGAGGCACGAACCTCGCCTATCAGCGAAACATCAATCAGCTCCCGCTCGGTTCCACGATCGCGAATCCGCCCCCTGGTGGAGTCAACGACGCAGTACGTCCTTTCTTGGGCTATACAAACGTGACCAGTGTCGAATTCGGCGCGGAGAGCGACTACCACGGGTTGCAGGCACGCCTGACCCGCCGCTTTGGCGACCGCTTCACCGCAAACGTGGGCTACACGCTGTCTCGCGCACAAAGCCACGTCGACGCCGACGGCACGACGATCGATTACTTCTTGGATCTCGAGCGCCAGTGGGGACTGGCGGGATTCGACCGGTTGCAAATGCTGACCCTCGACTATGTATATGAGCTGCCGGACATCGGGACGCTGTGGGTCGACAACGCCATCGGCCGGGTGCTCCTCAACGGCTGGCAGATCTCCGGCGTCAGCCGGTTCTGGAGCGGCACGCCGCTCACGATTACGTCGAACGGCAACCCCGGAACGACCGGCGGAGGCGTGCGCGCGGAGCACCTCGGCGGTGATCTCTATCCTGCCGAGAAAACGCGCGATACCTGGTTCAATCCCCTCGCGTTCGGCCGGCCAGCCGATGGTACGCTCGGCACCACGCCCAAAGGCTTCCTGCGAGGGCCCGGTATCAATCAGTGGGACATCTCGCTCTTCAAGAACACGCGCGTGAACGACCGCGTCACCATTCAGTTTCGGCTCGAGACGTTCAACGCGTTCAATCAAGTCCAGTTCGACGGCATCGAGACGGGGATCGACGTCCCCAACGCTGGTCAAGCCGTGACGGGTGCGACCCGCGAAGACACGGGCCGGGTCACGACGTTTCGCGCGCCACGCCAAATTCAGGCGGGGCTGAAGATTTACTTCTGA
- a CDS encoding CRTAC1 family protein, whose translation MLTLLLIAAVGGAALAQTPPGSPAGGASTAGVFAPVKDKESRPITAGGFVEDAPVVFEDRTRGSGLEQFRHVSGSPQKQFILEAPSGGVALVDIDNDGWLDVYLLNGSTVEALDGSTAAPHAMLLRNNGDLTFTDITTRAGVANERWGFGVAAGDFNNDGWLDLYVTNFGENRLYRNNRDGTFTDVAAAMGVAGGGWSTGASFGDYDRDGRLDLFVAGYVDVDASRPPTPTELSDGRTSCSYRGESVMCGPRGLEGAPDRLYRNTGSRFVDVTDQAGVADAERYYGFAVAWADVDQDEALDLLVVNDSTPNYLYRNRGNGTFEEVGFPSGFALNEEGREQAGMGLAIGDYDNDGDLDTYITNFSDDSNTLRRNDGRGSFVDVTAQSGLRLPTMPFLGWGTGFLDVDNDGWLDLFVANGHLYPQVDRFDWGMTWAQRPLLFRNRGGERFEEVPAAPSGGLATLVSARGAAFGDLDRDGRVDVVLNNHDGAPTLLHNVSTAGHWLSLRLVGAPGGRRDAIGASVTVRAGDMSWRRDVMSGGSYCSQSDLAVHVGLGRMTRIASITVRWPSGEEEAFSVPGIDRHVTLVQGSGSAQAP comes from the coding sequence CTGCTCACCCTGCTGCTAATCGCCGCTGTTGGCGGCGCTGCCCTGGCCCAGACCCCACCCGGCTCCCCCGCTGGCGGCGCGAGCACGGCCGGTGTGTTTGCACCGGTCAAGGACAAGGAATCACGACCGATCACAGCGGGTGGGTTCGTCGAAGATGCGCCCGTCGTCTTCGAAGACCGTACGCGCGGCTCCGGCTTGGAGCAGTTTCGCCATGTCTCCGGCTCTCCCCAAAAACAGTTCATCTTGGAAGCTCCGTCCGGGGGTGTCGCGCTCGTCGACATCGACAACGACGGCTGGCTGGACGTCTATCTCCTGAACGGCAGCACCGTCGAAGCTCTCGACGGCAGCACCGCCGCGCCGCACGCAATGCTGCTTCGTAACAACGGCGATCTCACCTTTACCGACATCACGACCCGCGCTGGCGTGGCGAACGAGCGGTGGGGATTTGGCGTGGCCGCGGGCGATTTCAACAACGACGGCTGGCTCGACCTCTACGTGACGAACTTCGGCGAGAACCGCCTCTATCGCAACAACCGAGACGGAACCTTCACCGATGTGGCGGCAGCGATGGGCGTCGCGGGCGGAGGCTGGTCGACCGGCGCCAGCTTTGGCGACTACGATCGTGACGGCCGGCTCGATCTCTTCGTCGCCGGCTACGTCGATGTGGACGCGAGCCGCCCGCCGACGCCAACCGAGCTTTCGGATGGCCGCACCTCTTGCTCGTATCGCGGCGAGTCCGTCATGTGCGGCCCGCGCGGGCTCGAGGGCGCGCCCGATCGCCTGTACCGCAATACGGGCTCACGCTTCGTCGATGTGACCGACCAAGCTGGCGTCGCCGATGCCGAGCGCTACTATGGATTTGCCGTGGCGTGGGCCGACGTAGACCAAGACGAGGCGCTCGACTTGCTGGTGGTTAACGATTCCACGCCCAACTACCTGTACCGGAACCGTGGAAACGGCACGTTCGAGGAGGTGGGATTTCCCTCCGGCTTCGCGCTCAACGAGGAGGGACGCGAGCAGGCTGGAATGGGACTCGCCATCGGCGACTACGACAACGACGGCGACCTCGACACCTACATCACGAATTTCTCAGACGATTCGAACACGCTTCGGCGCAACGATGGGCGCGGCTCGTTTGTCGATGTCACGGCGCAGAGCGGCCTTCGCCTGCCGACGATGCCGTTTCTCGGCTGGGGCACCGGCTTTCTCGATGTGGACAACGACGGCTGGCTGGACCTGTTCGTGGCGAACGGGCACCTCTATCCACAGGTTGATCGGTTCGACTGGGGCATGACCTGGGCGCAGCGCCCCCTTCTCTTCCGCAACCGCGGCGGAGAGCGCTTCGAGGAGGTGCCCGCTGCCCCCAGTGGCGGGCTCGCCACGCTGGTATCGGCCCGGGGCGCGGCGTTTGGCGATCTCGATCGCGACGGGCGGGTCGATGTCGTCCTGAACAACCATGATGGAGCGCCGACGCTGCTGCACAATGTCTCGACCGCCGGCCATTGGTTGTCGCTCCGGCTGGTGGGCGCTCCCGGCGGCCGGCGCGACGCCATTGGGGCGTCGGTAACCGTCAGGGCGGGCGACATGAGCTGGCGCCGCGATGTCATGAGCGGTGGAAGCTATTGCTCGCAATCGGACCTCGCCGTGCACGTGGGACTGGGCCGCATGACGCGCATCGCGTCGATCACCGTCCGATGGCCAAGCGGAGAAGAGGAAGCGTTCTCCGTGCCGGGGATCGATCGACATGTGACGTTGGTCCAGGGCAGCGGCTCAGCGCAAGCGCCATGA
- a CDS encoding tetratricopeptide repeat protein, translating to MAKRRRGSVLRAGDRSTCDVGPGQRLSASAMTRCWRVLWLCVVWAVLPAPASAQALDDRALASFRRGVAAQERGAWEAARQAYQQAIEAAPELAAAHANLGVVLARLDQYAAAVASYERALAIAPDLQAARINLGLAHFRAGEIERAVDTFEQALARDSTSLHVRQLLGLALVDAGREAEAIPHLEVARAAAEEDPAILFALGRAYAARGDPRVDEVATQLSTSPGGRPLWQHLRGLLLQRQGRHREAITALEAARTAQPELPGASLAVGISQLAVGDEALAREAFERAQRDAPRDGAPLFYLAWIEERAGRLVQARQRLEEALLLDAGLVEARALLGKVLLRQQAPSEAVRHLDKAAGAKPEDASIRYLLAQAHQRAGDGEAAARHFDEARRLKAREVARERAVTR from the coding sequence ATGGCCAAGCGGAGAAGAGGAAGCGTTCTCCGTGCCGGGGATCGATCGACATGTGACGTTGGTCCAGGGCAGCGGCTCAGCGCAAGCGCCATGACACGATGTTGGAGAGTGCTGTGGCTTTGCGTGGTCTGGGCCGTGCTGCCGGCCCCGGCCTCCGCGCAGGCCCTGGACGACCGAGCGCTGGCCAGCTTCCGCCGTGGCGTGGCAGCGCAAGAGCGCGGGGCATGGGAGGCAGCCCGGCAGGCATACCAGCAGGCCATCGAGGCGGCGCCCGAGCTGGCGGCGGCTCACGCCAATCTTGGGGTGGTGCTCGCCCGACTCGACCAGTACGCTGCGGCCGTCGCCTCCTACGAGCGTGCGCTGGCCATTGCGCCAGACCTCCAGGCCGCTCGCATCAATCTGGGCTTGGCGCACTTCCGGGCCGGCGAGATCGAACGTGCGGTCGACACGTTCGAGCAGGCCTTGGCGCGCGACAGCACCTCCCTGCACGTTCGACAGCTCCTCGGTCTCGCGTTGGTCGATGCGGGACGCGAGGCGGAGGCCATCCCACATCTCGAAGTGGCGCGAGCGGCGGCAGAAGAGGATCCAGCCATCCTGTTCGCCCTCGGACGCGCCTACGCCGCACGAGGGGATCCAAGGGTCGACGAAGTCGCGACCCAGCTCTCGACGAGCCCTGGCGGCCGGCCGCTGTGGCAACATCTGCGGGGACTGTTGCTTCAGCGCCAGGGCCGACACCGCGAAGCCATCACTGCGCTCGAGGCGGCGCGCACCGCGCAGCCCGAGCTGCCGGGCGCCTCGCTCGCGGTGGGGATCAGCCAGCTCGCGGTGGGTGACGAGGCTCTGGCGCGCGAGGCGTTCGAAAGAGCCCAGCGAGACGCGCCACGCGACGGCGCTCCTCTCTTCTATCTCGCATGGATCGAGGAGCGGGCCGGTCGTCTCGTCCAAGCGCGACAGCGCCTCGAAGAGGCATTGCTACTGGATGCCGGCCTCGTCGAGGCCCGGGCGCTACTCGGCAAGGTGCTGCTCCGCCAGCAGGCTCCCTCCGAGGCAGTTCGCCACCTGGACAAGGCTGCGGGCGCGAAGCCGGAAGACGCGTCGATCCGGTACCTGCTCGCGCAGGCTCATCAGCGTGCTGGCGACGGCGAGGCGGCCGCCCGTCACTTCGACGAAGCGCGTCGCCTGAAGGCTCGTGAGGTCGCGCGCGAGCGGGCGGTGACGCGATAA